The sequence below is a genomic window from Candidatus Protochlamydia naegleriophila.
TTTTAGCAATGACATCAGCGATATTTTCTGGAAGTGGTGCTAAATTTTCTGCACGTAAGTTTCTCAAGTATTCATTCCAAAAATTCTGTAATCGGTTCAATTCATCCGCCTCATAAGTAATTGGCAAAGCAAGCTCTGTTTCTCGATGCTCAAATACCATACGGATAATCTCTTCAATGTTACCAAGGGATGGCTGAGAGGAGATCATGGAGTAAAGGTCGTGAAAGTCCTTCATGCGACTATTGAATGAGCCGCGATGGATAACTGTCTCCAACTTCTCAGCAAAAATGAATTCTTTTGGATAGCAGGGGAGCGTAACATTCCCTTCGAAAAGACTGCCTTTAGAGGATTTTGTAAGAGGAATCGAGTATTCAATAGAATCGACAATATCACCAAAGCCAATATCGATTGCGACTTTAAACCTTGTTTTTCCAAAATGAGCTATCATCGATACTTCCACTCCTGGATATCCCATATGTGGGTGGGTAAGTTCGCTGATTTTAATTTCTTGAAATAGAAAGCCATCTTGTATGTCTATGCTTGTGATTTTCTCAAAAACGATCTTGAGACCGTTGACTTCATTGCTTATTTTCTTTGCAAGAAAATCTAAATCGGTTGTTTCCCTTCCAATTTCTATATACTTTGATAGGAGAATGCCTCCCTTCAAAACAAAATGCTTGCGGTACTCTGATTTAGCCAGGCGTACGAGAAAACGTTCTAGCGTCAGAGTTTGCCAAAGATCTGCCGGATCGCGATTTTTTTCTTTTGCGATTGCGCGTAGCTTGGCTTTAAAGGATTTTTCTAAATCTGATGTCATGTTGTATACGATAAAATATAAGGGGTAATGTTTACACGTAATGCCTTTGCATATGCGCCTAGTTTCTTGGGATCAGGCTTATAATTTGTACTTTGGAAATATCTTTGAATGGCCTTTATAGCAATCTCCTTGCTTAAGTAGCGAAAGGCATCAACCACGCAACGCTCCTGATCAAAAATTTTGACCTTATATTCCCCAACAGAAATTTCGGTTTTTCCAAGGGAAATGTTACGCATTCTGATGATTTTTGTATTTGGCCTTTTAGGAGCATAAGATTCATGAGGAATAGCAATCCAGATTTCTCTCATCACCTGATCTGTTAATTCATAATAGCAAAGAGCAGAAATCAAACAGATGACTCCTTCCGGCATACCCGCTGCTATCAGGCCTAAATTCTCCCATTGAAAGTCGACTTCAGGTTCATATTCACTGAAGCGATATGTCCCTGGGTAAATTCTTTCCAAAGTCCCTTTTTTGACTAAATAAGTGATCGCATGCCTTGGCACGTTTCGATCCACAGCTTGCTCAGCTGTAAAGAAAGGAACATGCTGAAACGGCTCTAATTGCTTTTCATATTTTGAATGTCTCATACCCTAATTCTACAAAATCTACCCAAATAAGTCAAGTGGGTAGATTTTGTATATTTTACCCTAGGAAAAAGCACTTGCATTTCTATAATATGTTCGCTTATAATAATCGTAATTATTGTAAGCTAAGTGGTTTCACACTCTAAAAAGGATCAGAGAGATGGCACAGGCTGATATAAGTTTTGATTATCCCGATCAAAGTCCAGGTTTTCTACTTTGGCAGGTGACTAACTTATGGCAAAAAATCCAGAGAAAGGCCCTGTCCGAATTGAATTTAACTCACGTCCAATGTGCTCTGCTCGCTGGCATTGGGTTTTTAGAAGATCGCAAAGAAACTGTAAATCAAGCGGCATTAAGTAAACATGTAGGGGCTGATGTCATGATGACATCGCAGGTGATACGCACTCTTGAGACAAAAGGGTTAGTACAAAGAGAAAGAGGGATTTCTGATCCTAGAGCTTTTTCTCTCTCATTAACGGAGAAGGGGAGAGCCTTAGCAGCAGAAGCCTTAAAAATTGTTGAACAGGTGGATGGACGTTTCTTCGATTGCATCAACAAACACAAAAGAAACCTTGTAGATGTCTTAAACAGTTTAAAAGTTAATGAGAATGGGATCTGACATGACAAAAGTGATTGTTTATATTGCAACAAGCCAAGACGGATACATTGCCGATGAAAAGGGAAGTGTGGATTGGTTGCCTCAGACTGAGGAGGAAACAGGCGGCGAAGATTATGGCTATCATGCCTTTTATGATTCCGTAGATGCAATAGCAATTGGGCGAAAAACATACGATCAAATTCTAGGATTTGGCGATTGGCCTTATCCAGGAAAAACCTCCTATATTTTCTCCCATTGTCCCAGGGGAACTCAACGTCCAGATGTTAAATTTGTTTCAGAAAGTATTCCTGATTTTATGAAGGCGATCGAAGAAGAGAAGGTAAAGAACCTTTGGATGGTAGGAGGCTCTGAATTGATTGAAGCGTTCTATGATGAGGGTTTTGTAGATGAATTTATCGTGACAGTATTTCCGAAGGTTCTCAAGGCTGGCATTCCTTTCAAAACTCTACAAAAAGCTTTGAAGGCTGATGAACTTATCAGAGAAAAATCGATTGATTATGGCTCTGGAGTGCACCAGGAATATTACAAATTAAAAAAATAGAATAACCATATTCGTAAAAACAAGGATTTATGAACGAAATTAAATGGAGATTAAAGGCTCATTTCTAGGGGACGACGCCAAAGATCGGTGAGTCTAAAATTACACATATCAGCGGAAGGTGGCTTCAAGTCCGCCTTACAGTGGCTAATACAAAAAAGAAAATTGGCAGAGGTTCGGATTTAAGGATGAAATGAAAGCCTTAATGAAGCTGGAGCTGAAAGTAATCGCGAACCCTAAAGGAACAGCGGTGAATGTGTCACTAGTTTAGACAAGCCCGATGGCTGTTTAACGATAAGCCAAACAGCAAGACCTAAACGGAACCCTACTTTCTTGATGATTGTTCAAACAACTTCAAGAAGGGTAGGAAATGGGCAAAAAAGAAGAAAACACGCCTTTTATTTGTGTTATTTATAGTCAACATGTGAGGGCATTGGAGAATGAGAGTTATCGAAATCATTGTCCATTTTGCTTGGGGTCTATTCACGTAGACAATAGTCCTAGCGATAGAAATAGCACGTGCAATGGCGTAATGGTAGCTTGTCGATTGAACTACAATGGCAAAAAGGGATGGCAGATCATCCATCGATGTCAAAGATGTGGCGTCGAAAAGACAAATAAAATTGCAGAAGGTTCCCCAACCTGACGATTGGGAAAAATTAATTAAACTTAGTCAAGAGCACTAGGGGCTGTCCCTAAAACATCAAATCAGTTATCACTATTTGAAAAAGAATGGTGATTAGGATGACAAGAATGATGATAAAGGACAAGGATTGGGAAAAAATCCTTCCTTTGCTTCCTGGTGGACCTGGAAAACAGGGAAGACCACCGAAGAATATACGGTTAACGGTTGAGGGAATTTTTTGGGCTTTGCGCACAGGGGTTCCTTGGAGAGACTTACCAAAAGAATTTGGTTCTTGGAAAACGGTAGTCCTAAAGATGTAATGCTCGCCTTTGATTGTAGTCACAAATAAAATATTTTAGCATACCTATATGGTTTGCTAGTTTTTTCGAAAAAGAAAGAGTCTTTCTCACCAGTCGAGAGCATCTTTGTCTGAGGGTATTATTAAATCTTTCAATGTAGCTTGTTTTACCTGATTCTTTTCCAACCGGTCGATGTTGAAGAGCAAGCTGGACATTCTAGAAGCATTGTTTTCCTGGGTTATAAACCAAAGACGAAAACCCAAACGACATCAAAAAGTCAAACGAAATCTTTTCTCAGCATTACATGTTTAGGACTACCAAAGTATATTCAAAAACTAAAAGCATACACAATTTATTCTCTTCTGACAATAGAGATTTTATCAAAAGTTGTGCATGAGCGTTCCTCAATTTGTTTTGATTTTTACGCTATTTGCTCTTGATCTTTGACTTCTTCTCCGTCCTTAAATGGCACTCCTTTGATGACTTTGCTCATTAATTCATGACCTTTTAATCGTTTCTAATGCCTGCTGAGCGAAAACATGCGTTATCTCTAGCTACAAAAAATGCTTATGGGTTAAGAAGTCAATCTGAGTAAAAATATACATGTTAAAAATAAAATTTAATCAGATTGAATTGCCTTGGTTTTTTACTTCCAAAATCGTTAAATCAAGAACCAGTGACTTTAGAACTTCCGCATGGCCGCAACGCCAAGCCTGGGGTGGTCATTGCTTGCCTTAGTGATGCGGATGCCATCTATGCCGAAGCCCCCAATAACTTCTTGCTCACGATATGTTTCATCAATATCATTACAGCGCATATAAATCTTTGTATTACAGTGAAATAAGCGTGTGTTTGACTTAAAAAGTTCTGAATAAATACAAGTTACCGCTTCTAGTGTCCCAGGAACTTCATAATTGATTAGAGATTTTTGAGCTAAATCAGCGACAACTTTTTGTTGCTCAACATAACTTTTATTTACGCTTTCTGGAATGATATTTTTTGTCATTAACACCCATTGAGATTTATCGATTGACCGATATTTGTAATCATCACGTTGAGCACCATAAAAAAATCTGTAACCTGTATCAGTCACTCTAACGAAGCGTTTTGTCCTTGCAAGCAGACCCAAGCTTTTTAAGGTAAGCCCACCATTCAAAGTTTTAGGAAGCCTTACAAGCATAAGAGTATCTTTGACATTTGTTTCAGGAAATATGGCTTTGAATTTTTTGCAATCCGTAATGAAATCATCTGCGGGTAAAGAAAAAAGCTCTTCTCTGTTATCTTCGTCTTTTACAACATCTTCCCCAAAATATTTAGCCCATTTATCATTTCCGAAAGCAATTTCTCTATAAATAGCCATCTTCCATACAATAGGTTCACTTACTAATTGTTTCCATTTTTTGCTAACACAACAAATGACTCCAAGTGTAGCGATATTTAAGTGAGAAAAAATTTCTGAGAAAATATGATCTGGGAGTATATTAATAAAATCTTTTTTTGTTTTATTAACATTTTGACAACTATAACTATATCCAATTATTTGATCTACTATCAGAGACATTTTTAAACCTTTTTGTTAAATTTAATTAGCAAATTGTTGGTAGTCCTAAAGATGTAATTATGAACCTATCGGCAAATTAATTTATCTAACCAAATCATGATTTTATGACCTCTTAATCGTTTCCAGCGCTTCTATGCAGTGTATCACCCGCCAGGTTTACTAAAAAAGCCACTGTTCTTTCAGCATTGACCTAAAGGTTGTAAGGCTTAGATATTTGATTTTTAGGTGCGCTATGTGATTCACGCACCCAAAATCCTCAAGCTTGAAAAACCAAATCAATATCCACAAAACCATCAAAAAAACCTAGTCCAAAGCGAGGAGATACTTGTTGCTCAAGCTCCAGTATTTCTGCATTAAAAGCTGGATATCTATTGCGCAGCCTTTTCATCGCCAGTTTGAAAGAAGCATCATTCATTTGTTGGCAAAGCTCTTTTAATAGATCCACTGATTTCATGATGATCGCATGCTCAAGCCTCTTTTCAAGGCTCATTTCTACGTTTGGTTGAATCTCTGCAATCGGAATAGGAAGCTGATATCCATGGCGAAAAACAAGCCGCATCCATAGATCGGGAATGCATTCTTCAAATAAACGAAGCAGATTAGCGCTTTGTTCGGGATTAGGAGACTGTTTAATGATTGAATCTAATAATGAATCTTCTGAGAGATGTTGATATCTAGGGTCTTGCGCATTTCCCAAAAAAAGATCATGAAGATTTGCCTGGTCATTAGGTAGAATAGTTCCCAATTCGGCATACGCATTTCTTTTTACGAGCTTATCTAAAAAGTGCTTAGGAGTTTCTCTAATTAAGAATTCTAAATAAGCCTTTCCCCAAGGATAAGTTAAACACTCATAGAAAAAATGGCTGCCTAACTCTGGACTGCCCAGCTCTAGATAAAATCTGTTTGTGTCTTCGTAGATTAAGCGTTTTAGTCTGGTGCAATTTTCATTTGTTTCCCACGTTCGATCAGTTATCGTCTTCCAACTAGCTTGATTGTCAAACCTGTGAGTTCGGATACTCTCAAGCAATGCATTATTTTGAGTCAATCTTTGAATCAATCGTTCGGGGGGAAGAGTCTCATCGAATCCAGCTGTGTAATTGACAGAAACAGCTTCTTCGGGTTCGATTCCAATTAATGAAGAATTCTCCTTCAGGGACGTTTCTGGAAAACTGGCTAATTGTACAACAGCTTTAGATAAAACGACTACGCATTCACAGAAGGCTCTTGGAATGCTAACCAGCAATAATTCAAATGAAAGCTGTAAGGCTAAAAAAGCAGGCATCGTAGCAGCTAACACTCTTGCCTTGAATAGGTTAAAGCAAGGATTGTCTGTCTGTGCATATTCGTTAATTTCATTAGCGTACCAATCAGATAATACATTCGAATTCCATATCGCATTATGACAAGTTTGCTGCAAAATTACCTCGCTGTTAAATCAATAGTTAATTAATTCAATCAATTCTAATTCAAAACAAATTCTTTGTAAATTAAAAAAGAACCTATGAAACTATCTCAGGAACCTATCCCGATAATGCAATTTTTTAAGGAATCGGTTATCTTTCTCTTATTTTCGTTGAAAATTAGAGGAAGATATGAAAGAAAACCGATTTGAAGGATTGAGTGATGATCAATGGCAAGTATTAGAAATATTTTTGCCCGGAGAAGCTGAAAAGAGAGGAAAAGGTAAGCCTCATACTCCCTGGAGAGAGGTATGCAATAGCCTTCTATGGATTTTGATTAATGGAGCTAGGTGGTGCGATTTGCCAAAAGGAGATCAGTGGGCTTCAAGATCAGCAACTCATAGATGGTTAGGAATTTGGCAGGCAAATGGGACACTAGAAAAGATGTTGACAGCAGTTAGAGAGCAGGCTGAGCTTGAAGGTCTCCTCAATTTTGAAAGACTGGCTGCAGATGGTTTTTTTTTCAGCAGGAAAAGGAGGAGGTCAGCTGATTGATTATGGTTATAAAGGAAAAGGCGTTACAACTCATCTACTGACAGATGGCAATGGCAACCCTATTAACTTTGAAGTGACCTCGGCTAAAGGAGATGAGATGTGGAGTTTTGTGGGAAGCAAAAGTAATGATCAATGGTTATGGCTTGTTATGCATTCTTCAACTCGGCAGATTTTGGCATTCCAT
It includes:
- a CDS encoding MarR family winged helix-turn-helix transcriptional regulator; the protein is MAQADISFDYPDQSPGFLLWQVTNLWQKIQRKALSELNLTHVQCALLAGIGFLEDRKETVNQAALSKHVGADVMMTSQVIRTLETKGLVQRERGISDPRAFSLSLTEKGRALAAEALKIVEQVDGRFFDCINKHKRNLVDVLNSLKVNENGI
- a CDS encoding transposase; this translates as MKENRFEGLSDDQWQVLEIFLPGEAEKRGKGKPHTPWREVCNSLLWILINGARWCDLPKGDQWASRSATHRWLGIWQANGTLEKMLTAVREQAELEGLLNFERLAADGFFFSRKRRRSAD
- a CDS encoding transposase gives rise to the protein MMIKDKDWEKILPLLPGGPGKQGRPPKNIRLTVEGIFWALRTGVPWRDLPKEFGSWKTVVLKM
- a CDS encoding nucleotidyl transferase AbiEii/AbiGii toxin family protein; protein product: MTSDLEKSFKAKLRAIAKEKNRDPADLWQTLTLERFLVRLAKSEYRKHFVLKGGILLSKYIEIGRETTDLDFLAKKISNEVNGLKIVFEKITSIDIQDGFLFQEIKISELTHPHMGYPGVEVSMIAHFGKTRFKVAIDIGFGDIVDSIEYSIPLTKSSKGSLFEGNVTLPCYPKEFIFAEKLETVIHRGSFNSRMKDFHDLYSMISSQPSLGNIEEIIRMVFEHRETELALPITYEADELNRLQNFWNEYLRNLRAENLAPLPENIADVIAKINHWLQLNTRLLVALNM
- a CDS encoding RNHCP domain-containing protein is translated as MGKKEENTPFICVIYSQHVRALENESYRNHCPFCLGSIHVDNSPSDRNSTCNGVMVACRLNYNGKKGWQIIHRCQRCGVEKTNKIAEGSPT
- a CDS encoding dihydrofolate reductase family protein; amino-acid sequence: MTKVIVYIATSQDGYIADEKGSVDWLPQTEEETGGEDYGYHAFYDSVDAIAIGRKTYDQILGFGDWPYPGKTSYIFSHCPRGTQRPDVKFVSESIPDFMKAIEEEKVKNLWMVGGSELIEAFYDEGFVDEFIVTVFPKVLKAGIPFKTLQKALKADELIREKSIDYGSGVHQEYYKLKK
- a CDS encoding type IV toxin-antitoxin system AbiEi family antitoxin domain-containing protein gives rise to the protein MRHSKYEKQLEPFQHVPFFTAEQAVDRNVPRHAITYLVKKGTLERIYPGTYRFSEYEPEVDFQWENLGLIAAGMPEGVICLISALCYYELTDQVMREIWIAIPHESYAPKRPNTKIIRMRNISLGKTEISVGEYKVKIFDQERCVVDAFRYLSKEIAIKAIQRYFQSTNYKPDPKKLGAYAKALRVNITPYILSYTT
- a CDS encoding F-box protein, producing MSLIVDQIIGYSYSCQNVNKTKKDFINILPDHIFSEIFSHLNIATLGVICCVSKKWKQLVSEPIVWKMAIYREIAFGNDKWAKYFGEDVVKDEDNREELFSLPADDFITDCKKFKAIFPETNVKDTLMLVRLPKTLNGGLTLKSLGLLARTKRFVRVTDTGYRFFYGAQRDDYKYRSIDKSQWVLMTKNIIPESVNKSYVEQQKVVADLAQKSLINYEVPGTLEAVTCIYSELFKSNTRLFHCNTKIYMRCNDIDETYREQEVIGGFGIDGIRITKASNDHPRLGVAAMRKF